A single Thermoanaerobacterium sp. RBIITD DNA region contains:
- the uxuA gene encoding mannonate dehydratase — MKITFRWFGDKDDSVSLKEIRQIPGVTGVVGALYDIPVGEVWPLEKIFELKRKVESYDLELEVIESVNVHEDIKLGLPTREQYIENYKETIKNLGKAGIKVVCYNFMPVFDWIRTNLKEELPDGSFVLSYDESKIKGIDPIKLIEDMEKGSNGFILPGWEHYRLKELKTLFDMYRNINEEKLFNNLGYFLENIIPTCEKYDVKMAIHPDDPPWSVFGLPRIVTCKENLERIIKLVDSPYNGLTLCSGSLGSNPKNNIPELIRYFGKMGRIHFGHVRNIKFVSEGIFHETSHLSSDGSFDMFEIMKAYYDIGFNGYIRPDHGRMIWDENARPGYGLYDRALGVAYLNGLWEAIQKMS; from the coding sequence ATGAAGATAACATTTAGATGGTTTGGCGATAAAGATGACAGCGTTTCACTCAAAGAAATACGACAAATACCAGGAGTTACCGGAGTTGTAGGAGCTCTATATGATATACCAGTAGGAGAAGTTTGGCCTTTAGAAAAGATATTTGAGCTAAAACGGAAGGTTGAATCATATGACTTAGAACTTGAAGTGATTGAAAGCGTTAATGTTCATGAAGACATAAAACTTGGATTGCCAACGAGAGAACAATATATTGAAAATTATAAAGAAACTATAAAAAACCTTGGGAAAGCTGGCATTAAGGTAGTATGTTACAATTTTATGCCTGTATTTGACTGGATTAGGACTAATCTTAAGGAAGAACTTCCTGATGGTTCTTTTGTACTTTCATATGATGAAAGTAAAATAAAAGGCATTGATCCTATAAAACTTATTGAAGATATGGAAAAAGGCTCAAATGGATTTATACTTCCAGGTTGGGAACATTATCGGCTAAAAGAATTAAAAACATTATTTGATATGTACAGAAATATTAACGAAGAAAAGCTTTTTAATAATCTCGGATATTTTCTTGAAAATATTATTCCAACCTGTGAAAAGTATGATGTAAAAATGGCTATTCACCCAGATGATCCACCTTGGTCGGTTTTTGGATTACCGAGAATAGTAACTTGTAAGGAGAACCTTGAAAGAATAATAAAGCTTGTAGATAGTCCATATAATGGGTTAACACTTTGTAGTGGTTCCTTAGGTTCTAATCCCAAGAACAATATACCAGAACTTATAAGATATTTTGGAAAGATGGGCAGAATTCACTTTGGACATGTAAGGAATATAAAGTTTGTATCAGAGGGGATTTTTCACGAGACATCTCATCTTTCAAGTGATGGATCATTTGATATGTTTGAAATAATGAAAGCGTATTACGACATAGGGTTTAATGGGTATATACGACCAGATCATGGCAGGATGATATGGGATGAAAATGCGAGACCAGGATATGGACTATATGATAGAGCACTTGGTGTAGCTTATCTAAATGGTTTATGGGAGGCTATTCAGAAGATGTCTTAA
- a CDS encoding ABC transporter permease subunit: MDSALINKGSKNKPQKNGTLKSTLKAIKKDWQLYSLLILPVAYYVIFRYIPMYGNIIAFRKYYPGGPVYGTEWVGLRYINMFIHDPTFWRVFRNTIILSVEYLVISFPFPIIFALLLNEIHSKWFKRFTQTVSYLPYFISTVVLADMIMEILSPSSGVVNMLLKHYFGYTINFLAEPQWFRTIYIVSGIWQGMGWGAILYLAALTNINPELYEAAIIDGANRWQQTIYVTIPGILPTIMILLILNIGGLLAVGFEKILLLYNPLTYSTADVISTYLYRMGLVSNNFSYAAAIGMFESVIGLILISTANFLSRKLTETSLW; encoded by the coding sequence ATGGATTCAGCTTTGATAAATAAAGGTAGCAAAAACAAGCCGCAAAAAAATGGCACTTTAAAGAGTACACTTAAGGCTATCAAGAAAGATTGGCAGCTATACAGCCTGCTTATACTTCCTGTTGCGTACTACGTCATATTTAGATACATTCCGATGTACGGAAATATTATAGCATTTAGAAAATATTATCCAGGAGGTCCAGTTTATGGAACTGAATGGGTTGGTTTAAGATATATAAATATGTTTATACATGACCCAACATTTTGGAGAGTTTTTAGAAATACTATAATATTGAGTGTTGAGTATTTAGTAATAAGCTTTCCATTTCCGATAATTTTTGCGCTGCTATTAAATGAGATTCACAGCAAGTGGTTTAAGAGATTTACACAGACGGTATCGTACTTGCCTTACTTCATTTCGACAGTCGTTTTGGCAGACATGATAATGGAGATACTTTCACCATCATCTGGCGTTGTTAACATGCTATTGAAACATTATTTTGGGTATACGATAAACTTCTTGGCAGAACCACAATGGTTTAGGACTATTTATATCGTATCAGGTATATGGCAAGGCATGGGGTGGGGTGCAATACTTTACCTTGCAGCATTAACAAATATTAATCCTGAATTATATGAGGCGGCTATTATTGATGGTGCAAATAGGTGGCAGCAGACAATATATGTAACTATACCAGGTATTTTACCGACGATTATGATATTGCTCATATTAAATATAGGTGGACTTTTAGCAGTCGGATTTGAAAAGATATTATTGCTGTATAATCCATTAACGTATTCTACTGCAGATGTTATATCAACTTATCTTTACAGAATGGGACTTGTGTCCAACAATTTCAGCTATGCGGCTGCAATTGGTATGTTTGAATCTGTAATAGGACTTATATTAATAAGCACTGCAAACTTCTTATCAAGAAAATTGACAGAAACAAGTTTATGGTAA
- a CDS encoding carbohydrate ABC transporter permease has product MKESKQYKIFKVINTIIMIIVILATLYPFWYLVSLSLSSEKYVYAGLVSVFPRGFTTKTYQVLLAEKEFWTSYKNTIIYTIVGTLVSLFLSTLLAYPLSKKRLKGRGIILGFVVFTMFFSGGLIPTYLLVNALHMRNTIWGVVLPGAVSTFNVIVMKTFFEGIPAELEEAAEVDGMSTYGILLKIILPLSKPIMYVMALFYAVGVWNNWFGPFIYLDDSAKFPVALYLRNIIAGSQQTAVSSTSDINNLAQISATLKSASVILTSIPIMMVYPFIQKYFVQGVMIGSLKG; this is encoded by the coding sequence ATGAAAGAGTCTAAACAATATAAAATATTTAAAGTAATAAATACAATTATAATGATAATTGTAATTTTAGCAACATTATATCCTTTTTGGTATTTAGTTAGTTTATCACTTAGTAGTGAAAAATATGTATATGCTGGATTGGTTTCGGTATTTCCAAGAGGATTTACAACAAAAACATATCAAGTCCTTTTGGCAGAAAAGGAATTCTGGACTAGTTATAAAAACACAATAATATATACAATTGTAGGAACTCTTGTATCATTGTTTTTATCAACGCTTTTAGCATACCCTCTTTCAAAAAAGCGCCTTAAGGGAAGAGGAATTATATTAGGCTTTGTAGTATTTACTATGTTCTTTAGCGGTGGTTTGATACCTACGTACCTATTGGTTAACGCACTGCATATGAGAAATACAATATGGGGTGTTGTGCTTCCTGGTGCGGTAAGCACATTCAATGTAATAGTTATGAAGACATTCTTTGAAGGCATACCGGCAGAATTAGAAGAAGCTGCAGAAGTAGATGGCATGAGCACGTATGGAATTCTCCTTAAGATAATTCTTCCGCTGTCAAAGCCCATTATGTATGTCATGGCACTTTTCTATGCGGTAGGTGTTTGGAATAACTGGTTTGGACCATTTATATATTTGGATGACAGTGCAAAATTTCCGGTTGCCCTGTATTTGAGAAATATAATAGCTGGTTCACAGCAGACAGCAGTTAGCAGCACTTCTGATATAAATAACCTAGCGCAAATATCGGCGACACTGAAATCTGCTAGTGTCATACTTACATCAATACCTATAATGATGGTCTATCCTTTTATACAAAAGTACTTTGTACAAGGCGTCATGATTGGCTCATTAAAAGGTTAA
- a CDS encoding extracellular solute-binding protein has translation MSKNAKRLLSFLLVVVLAVGVLLAGCGKNTSSSSNNNTTKQEQTATNSKDPQNLHFKSDKPLEFTMLYSDHPNYPYKEDWLLWKAIKDATNVTLKLTIVPMSDYTQKRSLLISSGQAPEIIPKTYPGQEIPFVSSGAILPISDYINEMPNFSREVKEWGLQKELDSLKQADGKFYVLPMLHQDYTMQYSLAIRQDIFDKNNIPVPNTWDELESALKKLKEIYPNSTPLSDRWQGKALIGEAMPTFGVPISGSDGLFDWTQSTTVLYNSSKDNWEFYPTSPEYKDMLTYFNRLVKEGLLDPESFTQTDDQAVQKFVTGKSFVIMTNTQEIENMKNKMDQTLGKGNYKVTQILPLAGPKGGVIAGSHLENGIIISAKAKDDPNFHQLLKFVDWLWYSEAGQTLTKWGVEGVTYQKVNGKFQLMPDVNYMNLNPSGTKNLQKDYGFSGGVFCLLYGGPKDIAESMMTPDIANFENQVNSKRKLLPIAPPVPFTESQREQANMLSQPIADYVEQMMLKFITGVSSIDRDWDSYVQQCKAKGVAQLVKLTNDVYKSTKDKMK, from the coding sequence ATGAGTAAAAATGCAAAAAGATTGCTGTCGTTTTTACTAGTCGTTGTGCTGGCAGTTGGCGTTTTGCTGGCAGGATGTGGCAAAAACACATCATCCAGCAGCAATAATAACACAACTAAACAAGAACAAACAGCGACAAATAGCAAGGACCCTCAAAACTTACACTTTAAATCAGATAAGCCTTTAGAGTTTACAATGCTGTACAGTGATCACCCAAATTATCCGTATAAAGAAGATTGGCTTTTGTGGAAAGCTATAAAAGACGCTACAAACGTTACATTAAAGCTTACAATAGTACCTATGAGCGACTATACTCAAAAGAGAAGCCTTTTAATAAGTTCAGGTCAAGCACCAGAGATAATTCCTAAGACTTATCCAGGTCAAGAAATACCGTTCGTCTCATCTGGTGCAATACTACCCATAAGTGACTATATAAATGAGATGCCTAACTTCTCAAGAGAAGTTAAAGAGTGGGGACTTCAAAAGGAGTTAGATTCTTTAAAGCAAGCAGATGGTAAGTTTTATGTATTACCTATGTTACATCAAGATTATACAATGCAGTATTCACTAGCTATAAGACAAGACATATTTGATAAAAATAATATACCAGTTCCAAACACATGGGATGAGTTGGAATCGGCATTAAAGAAATTAAAGGAGATATATCCTAATTCTACACCATTGTCAGACAGATGGCAAGGGAAAGCTTTAATAGGTGAAGCAATGCCGACATTTGGTGTACCTATATCAGGCAGTGATGGTTTATTTGACTGGACACAGAGTACAACAGTGTTGTACAATAGTTCAAAAGATAATTGGGAATTTTATCCGACATCACCTGAATACAAAGATATGTTGACGTATTTCAACAGGCTTGTAAAAGAAGGTCTTCTTGATCCAGAAAGCTTCACACAGACAGATGACCAAGCAGTACAGAAATTTGTAACAGGTAAGTCATTTGTCATCATGACAAATACTCAGGAAATAGAGAATATGAAAAATAAAATGGATCAAACATTAGGCAAAGGCAACTATAAAGTTACACAAATTTTACCTCTAGCAGGTCCAAAAGGTGGAGTAATTGCAGGTAGCCATCTTGAAAACGGTATAATAATATCAGCTAAGGCTAAAGATGATCCTAATTTCCATCAGTTGCTTAAATTCGTTGACTGGCTGTGGTACAGTGAAGCAGGTCAGACACTTACAAAGTGGGGCGTTGAAGGTGTGACTTATCAGAAAGTCAATGGCAAGTTCCAGCTTATGCCTGATGTAAACTACATGAACTTAAATCCAAGTGGCACAAAGAACTTGCAGAAAGATTATGGATTCTCCGGTGGTGTATTCTGTCTATTATATGGCGGACCAAAGGATATTGCTGAGTCAATGATGACACCAGATATTGCAAATTTTGAAAATCAGGTAAATAGTAAGAGAAAACTGCTTCCTATAGCGCCACCTGTGCCATTTACTGAAAGCCAAAGAGAGCAGGCTAATATGTTAAGCCAGCCAATAGCTGATTATGTAGAACAAATGATGTTAAAGTTTATAACAGGTGTATCATCAATTGATAGAGATTGGGATAGCTATGTACAACAGTGCAAAGCAAAAGGTGTTGCCCAATTAGTAAAACTTACTAATGATGTGTACAAAAGCACAAAAGACAAAATGAAATAA
- a CDS encoding endo-1,4-beta-xylanase codes for MLGGKIVFSNMDNDIISLKEVYKNYFPIGAAVAVSDLEDEGQREILLKHFNSITPENSLKFAVIHPAEDEYTFDDGDKIVNFAAENKMMVRGHTFVWHNQVPEWLFKDESGEAVSKEILVERLKTHINTLCSRYNDKIYAWDVVNEAVEDKSDFLYRDSQWYKIIGKEYLELSFKIARQASQNAVLFYNDYNNEKPEKLHKSHKLLKSMIDRGVPIDGIGIQGHWDIHDRDLFDNLKAAIELYASLGVKIQITELDVSMFSFDDKTRSILKPTDEMIEKQSKVYKKLFEIFRYYKDVISGVTFWGISDKHTWKDNFPVKDRKDWPLLFDVDGRPKSAFYSIVDF; via the coding sequence ATGTTAGGAGGGAAAATTGTATTTTCGAATATGGATAATGATATAATAAGTTTAAAAGAAGTATATAAGAATTATTTTCCTATAGGTGCGGCTGTAGCGGTAAGTGATTTGGAAGATGAAGGACAGAGGGAAATTCTTTTAAAACATTTTAACAGCATAACGCCTGAAAACTCGCTTAAATTTGCAGTCATACATCCAGCAGAAGATGAATATACGTTTGATGATGGGGATAAAATTGTCAATTTTGCTGCAGAAAATAAAATGATGGTGAGGGGGCATACATTTGTATGGCACAATCAAGTTCCTGAATGGCTTTTTAAAGATGAATCAGGTGAAGCAGTTTCAAAGGAAATTTTAGTAGAAAGGCTTAAAACGCATATCAATACATTGTGCAGCAGGTACAATGACAAGATATACGCGTGGGACGTCGTAAATGAGGCTGTGGAGGATAAGAGCGACTTTTTATATAGGGACTCCCAGTGGTATAAGATAATCGGCAAAGAATATTTGGAATTGTCTTTTAAGATTGCAAGACAAGCATCACAAAATGCGGTTCTTTTTTACAACGATTATAACAATGAGAAGCCTGAAAAACTACATAAATCGCATAAGCTATTAAAATCAATGATTGATAGAGGAGTTCCAATTGACGGGATTGGGATACAGGGCCATTGGGATATACATGACAGAGACCTTTTTGACAATCTGAAAGCTGCCATAGAATTGTATGCTTCTTTAGGAGTAAAGATTCAGATAACAGAACTTGATGTTTCCATGTTTTCATTTGATGATAAGACAAGAAGTATTTTGAAGCCAACAGATGAAATGATTGAAAAACAATCAAAAGTCTATAAAAAATTATTTGAAATATTCAGGTATTATAAAGATGTAATTAGTGGTGTTACTTTTTGGGGTATAAGCGATAAACACACATGGAAAGACAATTTTCCGGTTAAAGATAGAAAAGATTGGCCGCTTCTTTTTGATGTCGATGGTAGACCCAAAAGTGCCTTTTACAGCATAGTTGATTTTTAA
- a CDS encoding alpha-glucuronidase family glycosyl hydrolase, which produces MTLNNRELVSSIYDCWLRFKPCNEKVLDGYKDYFNYIVVKSNDRIISNAANELKKALSNIKDADIEIIGNMPESNCIFVGTPDDFKAEGFNIDLENELENEGFALKTLEKNNRKIMAVIGGSEKGVLYGAFHLIRSIFSGKNLKDTLCIDNPQNAFRILNHWDNMDGNIERGYAGKSIFFKDNRIVQDLSRIKDYARLLASIAINGVVINNVNVHQQETKLITDEFLPDVKRIADVFRDYGIKTYLSINFASPVEIGGLSTADPLDDEVKNWWKDVASKIYSYIPDFGGFLVKADSEFRPGPFTYGRNHADGANMLAEALKPYGGIVIWRTFVYNCMVDWRDRSTDRAKAAYDNFKPLDGKFMDNVVLQIKNGPMDFQIREPITPLFGAMEKTNVFMEFQITQEYTGQQKHLCYLVPLWKEALDFDTFAKGEGSFVKKVVNGSLFGAKYGGIVAVANIGDSKSWTGHPLAQSNLFGFGRLSWNPDLSSREIAEEWVKLTFGCDEEVLKTVVPMLLESREIYEEYTSPLGIGWMVNPGHHYGPSVDGYEYSHWGTYHYADFRGIGVDRTVATGTGYTAQYKEPVAKMYENIDTCPDELLLFFHHVPYDHKLKSGKTVIQHIYDTHFEGVERAEKLRESWMKLKEKIDDEIFKAVLERLDIQVVDAKEWRDVVNTYFYRKTGIKDEHGRKIYE; this is translated from the coding sequence ATGACGTTGAATAATAGGGAATTAGTTAGCAGCATATACGACTGCTGGCTTAGGTTTAAACCTTGCAACGAAAAAGTACTTGATGGATATAAGGATTATTTTAATTATATTGTAGTTAAAAGCAATGATAGGATTATTAGCAATGCGGCCAATGAGCTAAAAAAAGCTTTATCGAATATTAAAGATGCTGATATAGAAATTATCGGCAACATGCCGGAGTCTAATTGCATTTTTGTAGGCACTCCAGATGATTTTAAGGCAGAAGGATTTAATATTGATTTGGAAAATGAGCTTGAAAATGAAGGCTTTGCCTTAAAGACATTAGAAAAAAATAATCGAAAAATAATGGCAGTAATAGGTGGAAGTGAAAAAGGCGTACTATATGGTGCTTTTCACCTAATAAGGTCTATATTTAGTGGTAAAAATCTGAAAGATACATTGTGCATTGATAATCCTCAAAATGCTTTTAGGATATTAAATCATTGGGACAATATGGATGGTAATATTGAAAGAGGATATGCGGGAAAATCTATCTTCTTTAAAGATAATCGCATAGTCCAAGATCTTTCGAGGATAAAAGATTATGCAAGGCTACTTGCTTCTATTGCAATAAATGGCGTTGTAATAAATAATGTCAACGTCCATCAGCAAGAAACTAAGCTTATTACAGATGAATTTTTGCCTGATGTAAAAAGGATCGCAGATGTCTTTAGAGATTACGGTATAAAGACATATCTAAGCATAAATTTTGCTTCCCCTGTTGAGATAGGTGGTCTTTCTACTGCAGACCCGCTTGACGATGAAGTTAAGAATTGGTGGAAAGATGTAGCATCAAAAATATACAGCTACATTCCTGACTTCGGAGGATTTTTAGTAAAAGCAGATTCAGAGTTTAGACCTGGCCCATTCACATACGGACGCAATCATGCAGATGGTGCAAATATGCTGGCTGAAGCATTAAAGCCATATGGCGGTATTGTTATCTGGAGGACTTTTGTATATAACTGCATGGTAGACTGGAGAGACCGCTCTACAGATAGAGCAAAAGCAGCTTATGACAATTTCAAGCCGCTAGATGGAAAATTCATGGATAATGTTGTCTTGCAAATAAAAAATGGCCCGATGGATTTTCAGATAAGAGAACCTATTACGCCATTATTTGGCGCAATGGAGAAGACAAATGTTTTTATGGAGTTTCAGATCACTCAAGAGTACACAGGACAGCAGAAGCATTTATGCTACCTTGTGCCCCTTTGGAAGGAAGCTTTAGATTTTGATACATTTGCGAAAGGCGAAGGCTCTTTTGTAAAGAAAGTGGTAAATGGCAGCTTATTTGGAGCAAAATACGGCGGAATTGTCGCTGTAGCAAACATAGGCGATAGTAAGTCATGGACAGGACATCCTCTTGCACAATCAAATCTCTTCGGTTTCGGAAGGCTTTCATGGAATCCAGACCTTTCGTCAAGAGAGATTGCTGAGGAATGGGTTAAACTTACATTTGGGTGCGATGAAGAGGTTTTGAAGACGGTTGTACCGATGCTGCTGGAATCTAGGGAGATATATGAGGAGTATACAAGTCCTCTTGGGATAGGATGGATGGTAAACCCCGGCCATCATTACGGACCTAGTGTAGATGGATACGAGTACTCACATTGGGGAACATACCATTACGCCGATTTTAGAGGTATAGGCGTTGACCGCACTGTAGCAACGGGGACAGGTTATACGGCGCAGTACAAAGAGCCTGTTGCGAAAATGTACGAAAACATCGATACGTGTCCTGATGAGCTTTTGCTTTTCTTCCATCATGTGCCTTATGACCACAAATTGAAATCAGGGAAAACTGTAATACAGCATATTTACGACACCCATTTTGAAGGAGTGGAAAGGGCAGAAAAGCTAAGAGAATCTTGGATGAAACTAAAAGAGAAAATAGACGACGAGATATTTAAAGCCGTGTTAGAAAGATTAGACATACAGGTTGTTGATGCTAAAGAGTGGAGAGATGTTGTAAATACCTATTTTTACAGAAAGACAGGCATAAAAGATGAACATGGAAGGAAAATTTATGAATAA